The following are encoded in a window of Tessaracoccus flavescens genomic DNA:
- a CDS encoding SURF1 family protein — protein sequence MSLRTKQTLAIAAGVVVAVAMMWLGLWQMSSYEESTRDVSAERAAEPPVALAESVAADGTVADVYGHRVTFRGEYERDHQALVGDASPYRVATAFRLDDGRHVTVVRGTVPKGEEVPAAPEGPQDVEGIFLAPDKPYDGSSTDIADYATLRVQELAQTWPSPLIAGYVTLAEGDSAAQGLGQAPLELPEAEGSATHRGYALQWWVFAAGAIAFGIYAARGFAKDEAKKQVRVARENETDPSNDPSGDTPSSPVDQVSSTG from the coding sequence ATGTCGCTGCGCACCAAGCAGACCCTCGCCATCGCGGCGGGCGTCGTGGTCGCCGTCGCGATGATGTGGCTCGGGCTCTGGCAGATGAGCTCATACGAGGAGTCGACGCGCGACGTGTCGGCCGAGCGGGCCGCGGAGCCGCCGGTCGCCCTGGCCGAGAGCGTCGCCGCCGATGGGACGGTCGCCGATGTCTACGGGCACCGGGTGACCTTCAGGGGCGAATACGAGCGGGATCATCAGGCACTGGTCGGCGACGCCTCCCCCTACCGCGTGGCGACCGCCTTCCGCCTCGACGACGGTCGACATGTCACCGTCGTGCGGGGCACCGTCCCCAAGGGCGAAGAGGTTCCCGCCGCACCGGAGGGGCCCCAGGACGTCGAGGGCATCTTCCTGGCCCCCGACAAGCCCTACGACGGCTCGTCGACCGACATCGCCGACTACGCGACCCTGCGGGTGCAGGAGCTGGCCCAGACCTGGCCCTCCCCGCTGATCGCCGGCTACGTCACGCTCGCCGAGGGCGACTCGGCGGCGCAGGGCCTCGGACAGGCGCCGCTGGAACTGCCGGAAGCTGAGGGGTCGGCCACGCACCGCGGCTACGCCCTCCAGTGGTGGGTCTTCGCGGCTGGCGCGATCGCCTTCGGGATCTACGCGGCCCGTGGCTTCGCCAAGGACGAGGCGAAGAAGCAGGTGCGGGTCGCCCGCGAAAACGAGACCGACCCGTCGAATGACCCCTCGGGAGACACGCCGTCGTCTCCGGTCGACCAGGTGTCGTCGACCGGCTGA
- a CDS encoding D-alanine--D-alanine ligase family protein, whose translation MVMTVIVIAGGLSHERDVSLRSGRRVAQALRDVGRDVIETDVNGDLVQLLRDTPDAVAVPMLHGGLGEDGALREVLEVLGVPFVGANGASSRLTFDKSIATSVVRAVGLNAPRQIALPHDIFRELGAPALMESIGSQLGYPLMVKPSRSGSALGVTKVSSASELPSALVAAYAYGPVAVIESYLEGTEIAVTVLDEGDGPVALPAVEIRPESGVYDYESRYTAGTTRFVAPAQLDDDVLAAAGALAVAVHEALGLRHISRVDMIVRDGVPVFFEGNVAPGMTETSLAPLAIEASGRELGEVFAALVDLAAS comes from the coding sequence TTGGTTATGACCGTCATCGTGATCGCCGGAGGGCTGAGCCACGAACGTGACGTGTCGCTGCGCTCGGGTCGACGTGTGGCCCAGGCCCTGCGCGACGTCGGTCGCGACGTGATCGAGACCGACGTCAACGGAGACCTCGTCCAGTTGTTGCGTGACACCCCCGACGCCGTCGCCGTCCCCATGCTGCACGGAGGCCTCGGCGAGGACGGCGCGCTGCGCGAGGTGCTCGAGGTGCTCGGCGTCCCCTTCGTGGGCGCCAACGGAGCCTCGTCTCGGCTGACCTTCGACAAGTCGATCGCCACGTCGGTCGTGCGCGCCGTCGGCCTGAACGCCCCGCGCCAGATCGCGCTGCCCCACGACATCTTCCGCGAGCTTGGCGCGCCGGCCCTGATGGAGTCGATCGGCTCCCAGCTCGGCTACCCCCTGATGGTGAAGCCGTCGCGCAGCGGGTCGGCCCTCGGCGTGACGAAGGTCTCGTCGGCCTCCGAGCTGCCGAGCGCCCTCGTCGCCGCCTACGCCTACGGGCCGGTCGCCGTCATCGAGTCGTACCTGGAAGGGACCGAGATCGCCGTCACCGTGCTGGACGAGGGCGACGGTCCCGTCGCGCTTCCCGCGGTGGAGATCCGTCCTGAGTCCGGCGTCTACGACTACGAGTCGCGCTACACGGCAGGCACCACCCGCTTCGTCGCCCCCGCCCAACTGGACGACGACGTGCTCGCGGCAGCCGGTGCGCTCGCCGTCGCGGTGCACGAGGCGCTCGGGCTGCGGCACATCTCGCGGGTCGACATGATCGTGCGCGACGGCGTACCCGTCTTCTTCGAGGGCAACGTCGCACCCGGCATGACCGAGACGTCGCTCGCTCCCCTGGCGATCGAGGCCTCGGGCCGGGAGCTGGGCGAGGTCTTCGCCGCTCTCGTCGACCTCGCGGCCTCATGA
- a CDS encoding aminotransferase-like domain-containing protein yields the protein MSDQRHDTRFDRFVDSYAERTKGMRVSAVRALFAVANRPEIVSLAGGMPNIKDLPLESIASSMGQMVAENGTQVMQYGSGQGELQLREQILDVMALEGIQAHPDDIVITAGSQQGLDLVTRIFCDPGDVILAESPSYVGALGTFLSYQAEVVHVAGDDDGLDPEALRETSRRLKAEGKRIKFLYTIPNYSNPSGVTQPLERRRQVLEVCEAEQILLVEDNPYGLLSLDADPVPAMRSLDQNVIYLGSFSKTFAPGFRVGWVLAPHAVREKLVLAQESATLCPPVFSQFAVSNYLSNHDWKHQITVFKDMYRERRDAMLEELAEHMPDGATWTKPAGGFFVWVTLPEGIDSQAMLPRGVDARVAFVPGAAFYADGGGARNVRLSYCFPTADRIRLGVQRFADVIRNELEVMSIFGVHVSPTHLRRAPGPGPNLS from the coding sequence GTGAGTGACCAACGACACGACACCCGGTTCGACCGGTTCGTCGACAGCTACGCAGAGCGCACCAAGGGCATGCGGGTCTCCGCAGTCCGAGCCCTGTTCGCCGTCGCCAACCGACCGGAGATCGTGTCCCTGGCAGGCGGCATGCCCAACATCAAAGACCTTCCCCTCGAGTCCATCGCCTCGTCCATGGGGCAGATGGTCGCTGAGAACGGCACCCAGGTCATGCAGTACGGCTCCGGCCAGGGCGAGCTGCAGCTGCGCGAGCAGATCCTCGACGTCATGGCGCTCGAGGGCATCCAGGCGCACCCGGACGACATCGTCATCACCGCTGGATCCCAGCAGGGCCTCGATCTCGTCACCCGCATCTTCTGCGACCCTGGCGACGTCATTCTCGCGGAGTCGCCGTCGTACGTCGGCGCGCTCGGCACCTTCCTCAGCTACCAGGCCGAGGTCGTCCACGTCGCCGGAGACGACGACGGGCTCGACCCGGAAGCCCTTCGCGAGACCTCCCGACGGCTAAAGGCCGAGGGCAAGCGGATCAAGTTCCTCTACACGATCCCCAACTACAGCAACCCCTCCGGCGTCACGCAGCCGCTCGAGCGCCGTCGCCAGGTGCTGGAGGTGTGCGAGGCCGAGCAGATCCTCCTCGTCGAGGACAACCCCTACGGCCTCCTGTCGCTCGACGCCGACCCGGTGCCCGCGATGCGCTCGCTCGACCAGAACGTGATCTACCTAGGATCGTTCTCCAAGACCTTCGCCCCCGGCTTTCGCGTCGGCTGGGTGCTCGCACCCCACGCTGTCCGCGAGAAGCTCGTCCTCGCGCAGGAGTCGGCCACGCTGTGCCCGCCCGTGTTCAGCCAGTTCGCGGTCTCCAACTACTTGTCAAACCACGACTGGAAGCACCAGATCACCGTCTTCAAGGACATGTACCGCGAGCGACGCGACGCGATGCTCGAGGAGCTCGCCGAACACATGCCTGACGGGGCCACCTGGACGAAGCCCGCGGGCGGATTCTTCGTCTGGGTCACGCTCCCCGAGGGCATCGACTCGCAGGCCATGCTCCCCCGCGGGGTCGACGCCCGGGTCGCCTTCGTGCCGGGGGCGGCCTTCTACGCCGACGGCGGTGGGGCACGCAATGTGCGGCTGTCGTACTGTTTCCCCACAGCGGATCGCATCCGGCTCGGCGTGCAACGCTTCGCAGACGTGATCCGCAACGAGCTCGAGGTGATGAGCATATTCGGCGTGCACGTCTCCCCGACCCATCTTCGCCGCGCCCCCGGGCCCGGCCCGAACCTCAGCTGA
- the trxA gene encoding thioredoxin, with translation MAGGLVVVDYWADWCSPCKQLSPIIEELSNEYGDVKFVKVDTNSNPNLAADQGILSLPTLQFFQGGRVAKSLSGGKTKNALKKAIDELR, from the coding sequence ATGGCCGGCGGCCTTGTCGTCGTGGACTACTGGGCAGACTGGTGCTCCCCGTGCAAGCAGCTCTCCCCGATCATCGAGGAGCTGTCGAACGAGTACGGCGACGTCAAGTTCGTGAAGGTCGACACCAACTCGAACCCGAACCTCGCCGCCGATCAGGGCATCCTCTCCCTGCCGACGCTCCAGTTCTTCCAGGGCGGACGCGTGGCCAAGTCGCTGTCCGGCGGCAAGACCAAGAACGCCCTCAAGAAGGCGATCGACGAGCTGCGGTGA
- the trxB gene encoding thioredoxin-disulfide reductase — translation MTTIHDVIIIGSGPAGYTAAIYAARANLKPVIFESALESGGALMNTTEVENYPGFPEGIDGPELMASMRAQAERFGAVLISDDVTSVQLDGEVKIVRDSDDVEYHAKAVILAMGSAYRKLGLADEERLSGRGVSWCATCDGAFFRDKPIAVIGGGDSAMEEATFLSRFGTKVVVVHRRDELRASKIMAERAKRDPKIEFAWNSAVDSINGENSVSSLTLRNTVDGTHSDVEVNGVFIAIGHEPRSELVKDQVHTDAEGYVLVEGRTTATNLPGVFACGDLVDHSYRQAVTAAGSGCSAALDAERYLMDLED, via the coding sequence ATGACCACGATCCACGATGTCATCATCATCGGCTCCGGCCCGGCCGGCTACACCGCCGCCATCTACGCCGCACGCGCGAACCTGAAGCCCGTCATCTTTGAGAGCGCGCTCGAGTCGGGTGGCGCCCTGATGAACACCACTGAGGTCGAGAACTATCCCGGCTTCCCTGAGGGCATCGACGGCCCTGAACTGATGGCCAGCATGCGCGCCCAGGCCGAGCGCTTCGGCGCCGTCCTCATCTCCGATGACGTCACCTCCGTCCAGCTGGACGGGGAGGTCAAGATCGTGCGTGACTCCGACGACGTCGAGTACCACGCGAAGGCCGTCATCCTCGCCATGGGCTCCGCCTACCGCAAGCTCGGGCTCGCTGACGAGGAGCGTCTCTCGGGTCGTGGCGTTTCCTGGTGCGCCACCTGCGATGGCGCCTTCTTCCGCGACAAGCCGATCGCCGTCATCGGCGGCGGCGACTCCGCCATGGAGGAGGCCACCTTCCTCAGCCGCTTCGGCACCAAGGTCGTCGTGGTGCACCGGCGCGACGAGCTGCGCGCCTCCAAGATCATGGCCGAGCGGGCCAAGCGCGATCCGAAGATCGAGTTCGCCTGGAACTCCGCCGTCGACTCGATCAACGGCGAGAACTCCGTCAGCTCGCTGACCCTGCGCAACACCGTCGACGGGACGCACAGCGACGTCGAGGTCAACGGCGTGTTCATCGCCATCGGCCACGAACCCCGCTCCGAGCTGGTCAAGGACCAGGTGCACACCGACGCCGAGGGCTACGTCCTGGTCGAGGGCCGCACCACCGCCACCAACCTGCCGGGCGTCTTTGCCTGCGGCGACCTGGTCGACCACAGTTACCGCCAGGCCGTCACGGCCGCCGGCTCCGGCTGCTCCGCAGCCCTGGACGCTGAGCGCTACCTGATGGACCTCGAGGACTGA
- a CDS encoding enoyl-CoA hydratase/isomerase family protein, which yields MSEYLVTDVTDGIARITLNRPNAINALDDSMMNAMYEALATWSKDDTVTAVEIAGNGERGFCAGADVRTLAGLVADGGPWLHFLETEYALDMMIANYPKPVTSYMRGITMGGGLGLGGHADRRIVYSDTVMAMPETKIGFFPDVGIMYQLSRAGAVGRHIAMTSATFTGGDALLLNLADESADGPLPAPLFDGSNTWIEECYASDDPVEIVKALESHPDENARQAGRDLRARSPFAVFVTLRALIRAQKLQLSEVLDQDLRLAEGVLPMGDFVEGVRALLIDKDNDPHWRYATLEEVPVEEVDKVFSYRSSWQR from the coding sequence ATGTCCGAATATCTCGTGACCGATGTGACCGACGGCATCGCCCGGATCACCCTGAATCGGCCCAACGCGATCAACGCGCTCGACGACTCCATGATGAACGCCATGTACGAGGCGCTCGCCACGTGGAGCAAGGACGACACCGTCACGGCTGTGGAGATCGCAGGAAACGGCGAGCGTGGCTTCTGCGCCGGCGCCGACGTCAGGACGCTCGCAGGACTCGTCGCCGACGGCGGCCCGTGGCTGCACTTCCTCGAGACCGAGTACGCGCTCGACATGATGATCGCCAACTACCCCAAGCCCGTCACCAGCTACATGCGCGGCATCACCATGGGCGGCGGCCTCGGCCTCGGCGGCCACGCCGACCGTCGGATCGTCTACTCCGACACCGTCATGGCCATGCCCGAGACCAAGATCGGCTTCTTCCCCGACGTCGGCATCATGTACCAGCTCTCGCGCGCTGGCGCCGTCGGCCGCCACATCGCGATGACGTCGGCCACCTTCACCGGAGGCGACGCCCTGCTGCTGAACCTGGCCGACGAGTCGGCAGACGGCCCGCTTCCCGCCCCCCTCTTCGACGGCTCCAACACCTGGATCGAAGAGTGCTACGCCTCCGACGATCCGGTCGAGATCGTCAAGGCGCTCGAGTCGCACCCCGACGAGAACGCCCGCCAGGCCGGGCGCGACCTGCGTGCCCGCTCCCCCTTCGCGGTGTTCGTGACGCTGCGCGCCCTGATCCGCGCGCAGAAGCTCCAGCTCAGCGAGGTACTCGACCAGGATCTCCGGCTCGCCGAGGGCGTGCTGCCGATGGGCGACTTCGTCGAGGGCGTCCGCGCCCTGCTGATCGACAAGGACAACGACCCGCACTGGCGCTACGCCACCCTCGAGGAGGTGCCGGTCGAGGAGGTCGACAAGGTCTTCTCGTACCGGTCCAGCTGGCAGCGCTGA
- a CDS encoding phosphodiester glycosidase family protein — protein MRINAPRRLVATGLLGLALVGPVLPANAYDDPTEIDGMVLDAHGSAIVNDVQHTVLAPGLDHVKFERLSSAGWMQVNVLRANLSDSTVKAGYLGPDAVAGRGTVTEFADEAGALAGINGDFFDINNSYAPVGVAISETEGLLKSGSPGRNTVIGFDDAGLGRVAQVFLTGTVTLPSGQLRVSGLNLSDAPVGGISLYTSAWGDYTRARILAPGERGSEVIVGADGVVTSVSSTPGSGRLPEGSTSIVARPGANSDALRKVAVGDTVTVAYSLNQEAEDLRVAVGGQPTDEMPLLVDGRITTNQSEYNVLRNPRTAVGFDEDGDTAYFVVIDGRQAVSVGMPLTELGKLMLDLGADDALNLDGGGSSQLNTRLPGDPTTTVQSLPSDGYERNDANGLGLFLSQPGSGKLTGFTVSTANTADDSARVFPGLRRTMVAKGHDETLSSVKATPTTWETSRPGVALVADGVVTGVARGTSTITAQGSDGGLDVLVLGDLDRITASATVLNLEAKGSTAKIRITGADADGYTAPIDPADLTVNNPNPGAFEVEPLADGSFDIVATASEGTATIAFEAEGKRTEVAVSVPLELKVIDDFSDIGGWYSANDRAPGGSVTITEGYGGSGGLKIAYDFTQSTATRGQYAVAPGTGIEIPGRPQKLSVWIKGDGNGSLLRLQVLQANNVRSWLDGADGSVYANYEGWQRIDFKVPETFEFPIKLERIRALETTAVKQYKGQLVFSQIQAFLPPEGIVAPTIEKATDPLVVETGATDDSPLRVAVMSDAQFVARDPESGAVLGAREALREIVAKEPDVMVINGDLVDEASPEDFQLAKRILDEELAGADFPYYYVPGNHEIMGGAITNFEAAFGAATGVFDVQDTRFIRLNSATGKLASDFSQIELLQDQLVAAKADPSITGVVVLSHMPTNDPLPTKGSQLSDRNEADMIDSWLQKFRADSGKSIALVAGHVGAFDVSRVDGVPYVVNGNSGKGPASTPQNGGFTGWTMLGIDPSSGLTDGSSTTADWLRVEVNTRVDELTLTAPADLSVGDSGQATAAVTQDGDRTFDVAWPSSLAWSGSTNLFVGSAADAPSTAVAAFDPATRTITALRGGEAELRLSVNDKTASAKVTVAAPSPSPTPTPSASPSSKPSATSEPSAVPTTRPGPVDVYTTPGYHSVNGREWLTVCEPYSSTTRCYTNIWATQIKQTSAGFAQVSGWAFNNLTYLKSDRSLWASNPLGTAGSWRSGGRTWRTECDTARTGRGACRNYVEASVLSPDGDGGYAWKKQELFNSIVLFNR, from the coding sequence ATGCGAATCAACGCGCCCCGGAGACTGGTGGCCACAGGCCTGCTTGGTCTCGCCCTTGTCGGACCGGTCCTGCCTGCCAATGCGTACGACGACCCCACCGAGATCGACGGCATGGTCCTCGATGCGCACGGGTCTGCGATCGTCAACGACGTGCAGCACACCGTGCTCGCCCCCGGACTCGACCACGTGAAGTTCGAGCGGCTGAGCTCCGCCGGCTGGATGCAGGTCAACGTCCTGCGCGCCAACCTCAGCGACTCGACTGTCAAGGCCGGCTACCTCGGCCCCGATGCCGTCGCCGGCCGGGGAACGGTCACCGAGTTCGCAGACGAGGCGGGCGCGCTGGCCGGCATCAACGGAGACTTCTTCGACATCAACAACTCCTACGCACCCGTCGGGGTGGCCATCTCCGAGACCGAAGGGCTGCTCAAGTCCGGCAGCCCCGGCCGCAACACCGTCATCGGGTTCGACGATGCGGGCCTCGGTCGTGTCGCCCAGGTGTTCCTGACCGGGACCGTCACCCTCCCGTCCGGACAACTGAGGGTCTCTGGCCTCAACCTCTCCGACGCCCCCGTGGGCGGCATCTCGCTCTACACCTCCGCGTGGGGCGACTACACCCGCGCCCGGATCCTCGCTCCCGGAGAGCGCGGCTCGGAAGTCATCGTCGGCGCGGACGGCGTCGTCACGTCGGTCAGTTCCACGCCCGGAAGCGGTCGCCTGCCCGAAGGCTCGACGTCGATCGTCGCGCGCCCCGGCGCCAACTCCGACGCGCTGCGGAAGGTCGCCGTCGGCGACACCGTCACGGTGGCCTACTCGCTCAACCAGGAGGCCGAGGACCTCAGGGTCGCGGTCGGCGGCCAGCCCACCGACGAGATGCCGCTGCTCGTCGACGGCAGGATCACCACCAACCAGTCCGAATACAACGTCTTGCGCAACCCGCGCACCGCGGTCGGCTTCGACGAGGACGGAGACACGGCGTACTTCGTCGTCATCGACGGCCGACAGGCGGTCAGCGTGGGCATGCCGCTGACCGAACTCGGCAAACTGATGCTCGACCTCGGGGCTGACGACGCCCTCAACCTCGACGGCGGAGGCTCGTCCCAGCTCAACACGCGCCTCCCCGGCGACCCCACCACCACCGTCCAGAGCCTGCCCTCCGACGGCTACGAGCGCAACGACGCCAACGGGCTGGGCCTCTTCCTCTCGCAGCCCGGATCCGGGAAGCTCACGGGCTTCACCGTCTCGACCGCGAACACGGCTGACGACTCCGCTCGGGTGTTCCCGGGCCTGCGCCGCACCATGGTCGCAAAGGGCCACGACGAGACCCTCTCATCGGTGAAGGCAACGCCCACCACGTGGGAGACCAGCCGGCCTGGGGTCGCCCTTGTCGCCGACGGCGTCGTCACCGGCGTCGCCCGAGGCACTTCGACCATCACCGCCCAGGGCTCCGACGGCGGCCTCGACGTCCTCGTCCTCGGCGACCTCGACCGGATAACGGCCAGCGCAACCGTCCTCAACCTCGAGGCGAAGGGCAGCACCGCAAAGATCAGGATCACCGGGGCGGATGCCGACGGGTACACGGCACCGATCGACCCCGCGGACCTCACCGTCAACAACCCCAACCCCGGCGCTTTCGAGGTCGAGCCCCTGGCCGACGGCTCGTTCGACATCGTCGCGACGGCGAGCGAGGGCACCGCGACCATCGCGTTCGAGGCCGAGGGAAAGCGCACCGAGGTCGCCGTCTCCGTCCCGCTCGAGCTGAAGGTGATCGACGACTTCTCCGACATCGGCGGCTGGTACTCCGCCAACGACAGGGCCCCCGGCGGCTCCGTGACCATCACCGAGGGCTACGGGGGAAGCGGCGGCCTCAAGATCGCCTACGACTTCACCCAGTCGACCGCCACCCGCGGCCAGTACGCCGTCGCGCCGGGCACCGGCATCGAGATCCCCGGCCGCCCGCAGAAGCTCTCCGTGTGGATCAAGGGAGACGGCAACGGCTCGCTGCTTCGCCTCCAGGTCCTCCAGGCCAACAACGTGCGTTCCTGGCTCGACGGCGCCGACGGCTCGGTCTACGCCAACTACGAGGGCTGGCAGCGGATCGACTTCAAGGTGCCAGAGACCTTCGAGTTCCCCATCAAGCTCGAACGGATCCGCGCCCTCGAGACCACCGCGGTCAAGCAGTACAAGGGCCAGCTCGTGTTCTCGCAGATCCAGGCGTTCCTCCCTCCCGAGGGCATCGTCGCGCCGACCATCGAGAAGGCGACCGATCCGCTCGTCGTCGAGACCGGTGCCACCGACGACTCCCCGCTGAGGGTCGCCGTGATGTCGGACGCGCAGTTCGTCGCCCGTGACCCGGAGTCCGGAGCGGTCCTGGGAGCACGAGAGGCGCTGCGCGAGATCGTCGCCAAGGAGCCGGACGTCATGGTGATCAACGGCGACCTCGTCGACGAGGCCTCACCCGAGGACTTCCAACTCGCGAAGAGGATCCTCGACGAGGAACTGGCCGGCGCCGACTTCCCCTACTACTACGTGCCAGGAAACCACGAGATCATGGGCGGCGCGATCACCAACTTCGAGGCGGCCTTCGGTGCCGCGACCGGCGTCTTCGACGTCCAGGACACGAGGTTCATCAGGCTCAACTCGGCGACCGGGAAGCTGGCCTCAGACTTCTCGCAGATCGAACTCCTCCAGGACCAACTGGTCGCGGCGAAGGCCGATCCGTCGATCACGGGTGTCGTCGTACTCAGCCACATGCCGACCAACGACCCGCTCCCGACGAAGGGCAGCCAGCTCTCCGACCGCAACGAGGCCGACATGATCGACTCGTGGCTGCAGAAGTTCCGGGCCGACTCGGGCAAGTCCATCGCGCTTGTCGCCGGCCACGTCGGCGCGTTCGACGTCTCCCGGGTCGACGGCGTGCCCTACGTCGTCAACGGGAACTCCGGCAAGGGCCCGGCCTCGACCCCTCAGAATGGCGGCTTCACCGGCTGGACGATGCTCGGGATCGATCCTTCCTCGGGTCTGACGGACGGGTCGTCGACGACGGCCGACTGGCTCCGGGTCGAGGTCAACACCCGCGTCGATGAGCTCACGCTCACCGCTCCGGCCGACCTCAGCGTCGGGGACTCGGGACAGGCAACCGCTGCCGTGACCCAGGACGGCGACCGCACGTTCGACGTCGCATGGCCCTCGAGCCTTGCCTGGTCGGGGTCGACGAACCTGTTCGTCGGGTCGGCCGCTGACGCCCCGTCGACGGCGGTCGCCGCCTTCGACCCGGCCACGAGGACCATTACCGCGCTGCGTGGGGGTGAGGCCGAGCTTCGGCTGAGCGTCAACGACAAGACGGCGTCGGCAAAGGTGACGGTCGCGGCGCCCTCCCCGTCCCCGACCCCCACCCCGTCGGCCTCGCCGTCGTCCAAGCCGTCCGCCACGTCTGAACCGTCTGCAGTGCCGACCACCCGACCGGGCCCGGTCGACGTGTACACGACCCCTGGCTACCACTCGGTCAACGGACGCGAGTGGCTGACGGTGTGCGAGCCGTACTCGAGCACCACCCGCTGCTACACCAACATCTGGGCCACGCAGATCAAGCAGACGAGCGCCGGCTTCGCGCAGGTGAGCGGGTGGGCGTTCAACAACCTGACCTACCTGAAGTCCGACCGGTCGCTGTGGGCCTCGAACCCCCTCGGCACGGCAGGCAGCTGGAGGAGCGGGGGACGCACCTGGCGGACCGAGTGCGACACTGCTCGCACGGGACGTGGGGCGTGCCGCAACTACGTCGAGGCCTCCGTCCTTTCCCCGGATGGGGACGGCGGGTACGCGTGGAAGAAGCAGGAGCTGTTCAACTCGATCGTGCTGTTCAACCGCTGA
- a CDS encoding sugar-binding transcriptional regulator yields MADKSSESLLTVARMYYVQGETMDAIAHHLNVSRSTVSRLLKEARDRGLVRVNIVDPERPLGRIADLFHRFFNVTAHIVQVRPGASSVFRLDQVARTAADLLSETVQDGDVLGVAWGTTTSAIAAHLRPRDLNGVTVIGLNGGANHQTTGLPYVGSILHRFAEAFNGQEQLLALPAFFDDPTTRDAMWREQSTQHILSVRANCRVALFGVGGLHSELQSHVYASNYLGETDLRLLREQGVVGDVCTVMLREDGTFRDIQLNRRATGMTPVELQRVPRRICVVTGLAKTAPILGALRARVATDLVIDQETARAVLTRMKPGIRLG; encoded by the coding sequence ATGGCCGACAAGAGCAGTGAGTCTCTGTTGACCGTCGCCCGCATGTACTACGTGCAGGGCGAGACGATGGACGCGATCGCACATCATCTCAACGTTTCGCGCTCGACGGTCTCGCGGCTTCTGAAGGAGGCGCGCGACCGCGGACTGGTGCGCGTCAACATCGTCGACCCGGAGCGCCCCCTCGGCAGAATCGCCGACCTCTTCCACCGCTTCTTCAACGTCACCGCCCACATCGTCCAGGTCCGGCCGGGCGCGAGCAGCGTCTTCCGCCTCGACCAGGTGGCCCGCACCGCCGCCGACCTGCTCTCCGAGACGGTCCAGGACGGCGACGTGCTCGGCGTGGCCTGGGGCACGACGACCTCCGCCATCGCGGCCCACCTGCGCCCCCGCGACCTCAACGGCGTCACCGTGATAGGCCTCAACGGCGGGGCCAACCACCAGACGACCGGCCTGCCCTATGTCGGCAGCATCCTGCACCGCTTCGCGGAGGCGTTCAACGGCCAGGAGCAACTGCTCGCCCTCCCAGCCTTCTTCGACGACCCGACCACGCGCGACGCCATGTGGCGCGAGCAGAGCACGCAGCACATCCTGAGCGTGCGGGCCAACTGCCGCGTCGCGCTGTTCGGCGTCGGAGGCCTCCACTCCGAGCTCCAGTCGCACGTCTACGCGTCGAACTATCTCGGCGAGACCGACCTGCGGCTACTGCGCGAACAGGGGGTCGTCGGCGACGTGTGCACGGTGATGCTGCGCGAGGACGGCACCTTCCGCGACATCCAGCTCAACCGTCGGGCCACCGGCATGACCCCGGTCGAGCTGCAGCGGGTGCCGCGCCGGATCTGTGTCGTGACCGGCCTGGCGAAGACGGCCCCGATCCTCGGCGCCCTCCGCGCCAGGGTGGCCACCGACCTGGTGATCGACCAGGAGACGGCGCGCGCCGTCCTGACGAGGATGAAGCCGGGTATCCGGCTCGGCTGA
- a CDS encoding cysteine hydrolase: MKPENTALVLIEFQNDFTTPGGTLHDAVKSVMEQSDTVDHAVAAADAVRKAGGSVLHVPISFAPGYGEITSHPYGILAGVVSSTSFVRGGWGAEICEELTPVDGDIVIEGKRGLDAFGSTNLDFVLRSKGIETVVLAGFLTNCCVESTMRSAYEKGFEVITLTDAVGATSPEEHANAITYDYPMFSKPMTTEEFTSALTSEDALADSSRGY; the protein is encoded by the coding sequence ATGAAACCGGAGAACACAGCCCTTGTCCTGATCGAGTTCCAGAACGACTTCACCACCCCAGGCGGAACCCTCCATGATGCCGTCAAGAGCGTCATGGAACAGAGCGACACCGTCGATCACGCCGTTGCGGCCGCCGACGCCGTGCGAAAGGCCGGCGGAAGCGTCCTGCACGTGCCCATCTCGTTCGCCCCCGGCTACGGCGAGATCACCAGCCATCCCTACGGCATCCTTGCCGGCGTCGTCTCGTCGACCTCGTTCGTGCGGGGCGGCTGGGGAGCCGAGATCTGCGAGGAGCTCACCCCCGTCGACGGCGACATCGTGATCGAGGGTAAACGTGGTCTCGACGCGTTCGGCTCGACGAACCTCGACTTCGTGCTGCGTTCAAAGGGCATCGAGACGGTCGTGCTCGCCGGCTTCCTCACCAACTGCTGCGTCGAATCGACGATGCGCAGCGCCTATGAGAAGGGGTTCGAGGTGATCACGCTCACCGACGCCGTCGGGGCGACCTCGCCTGAGGAGCACGCCAACGCGATCACCTACGACTACCCGATGTTCTCCAAGCCGATGACGACCGAGGAGTTCACCTCCGCCCTGACAAGCGAGGATGCCCTCGCCGACTCGTCGCGCGGTTACTGA